ACCCGACATCATGCTACAGTTTAGTATCTCTCACCTGGTTCTGCCACGCCATGAGCTGTATATTGTGCAGCAACATAACATCTAAGGTGAGCACTCCGAACGTCACCAGGTCACTGCTGTTGCTGACAATCACTCTGCGAGAAGTGTTGTCGCTCGTGTAGTTGTCGCCCAGGTACATGTCCCGCAGTTTACACATTACTATAGTTAGCTTACCCGACGATCATGCTGGAGTTTCACGCTTTTACTTCTTTATTACTATTCACTTCAGTATTTTTAGTTTGCATTTATGAAGCGCGATTTAGAGCTAGTAGCTTAGTTACTTACTTCTATTCTACGCCGGTAGATGTCGTTGCATCGTTGATCATACATACTTTTATCAAAGCAAGAGACAAGAGATTTATAAAGCTTCTAGAAAAGTCTATTTAAGACGTTTGATAACAGTCATTTAGTGTTAAAGATAAACTTCGATTTAGGAAGTCTGATATGGAGCATTCAGTGTTATAGATATTAGTGACTATAGGGACCtatacaaacgtgcgaactacgtcataatcaaaagaatcatagaaaTTTGACAATGTAACTATAATTGCGAGCGAGATTATCCGATTAAATGTGCTTCTTAAGTTTGTAATGGCCCAAGTATAGTTATAGTTCGTACGTTTATAATCCCCGAATATAGTTATAGTTCGTTAGTTTGTAATGGCTGAGTAAGTAAGTAGTTTAGAATGTCTCCCTCACCTGGTTCTGCCACGCCATGAGCTGTATATTGTGCAGCAACATAACATCTAAGGTGAGCACTCCGAACGTCACCAGGTCACTGCTGTTGCTGACAATCACTCTGCGAGAAGTGTTGTCGCTCGTGTAGTTGTCGCCCAGGTACATGTCCCGCAGTTTACACATCACTATAGTTAGCTTACCCGACGATCATGCTACAGTTTAGTATCTCTCACCTGGTTCTGCCACGCCATGAGCTGTATATTGTGCAGCAACATAACATCTAAGGTGAGCACTCCGAACGTCACCAGGTCACTGCTGTTGCTGACAATCACTCTGCGAGAAGTGTTGTCGCTCGTGTAGTTGTCGCCCAGGTACATGTCCCGCAGTTTACACATCACTATAGTTAGGTTGCCGTCGATCATACTCTCGTTCAACGCTTTTAGTAGGGAACCGAAATctggaaaagaaaaaacagtAGGTACAAATTTATACGATGGctacgtggcgcagtggtacCACTATATCGGGAGTTTGTTATAttgattcctacacggaacaattatttgttactttgggtccgttgtttgtatgtttgtagccgagacgcaagagcaattcttagtgcgggaatcgTCTTTTAAAAAGTACTAAGTTGCACGGGTATAATTTTTAGGCTAGCGAGAtatcatcacgatgttttcctttaccattagaaaaagtaatgccatcaaaaacattctgtaaaaaccccaagtctcgcagctcagtctctctgccgtaaaaagttgtgagatcaatataatatcaAGTCGATTGATCTATTTAGACTCTACTTTAACGGACCTtctgttttaagttattaaaaaaaaattacgtataaaacaaatagatttcttttaaaattcaggcttcttgttttatccacaacgaaattataggagggtcgaaaatagcccgaattgcttcaagaaaggatggtacggccgtgccgatTTTTTTTCTCGACtggcgggggcactgccgtacCCCCAGATATTATTGCGacctacaaataattgtttcgtatccggttgtactttgtgtccgttgtttgtatatttgtagctaagacacaagagcaattcttagtgcgggagttgtcttttattaaAAGAGAAGAGAAAAGAGTATGTTTCCCCTTACCACTTCCACTCCTAGTATGATTGCTATTAAGGTCCTGGTCGGAAGACACCCAGTCGTGCAGCTCCTGAACCTTCTCCAACAAATAGCTGGTCATCGTGTTGGACTGCATGTAGTCGTCGTAGAAGTTCTCGTCGTTGTAGAAGTAGTCTTCTTTTGCTggaaatattgaagaaatatatatatgttactctactaatcctaagattttcccgtaaaacctaagatttaccgaCTCtcagtggtaaaagttcgaacaattcttttatttcgaactttttccactattcacttggtaaatcttaggatttacctcAAGGGcagttaaatgttaaaaaagacATATTTCGAATcgaaatcaaaaaaaaaatactggtgctAATTGAAGAATTGGATAGCCtattattgaggaaggctataggctatacatataacatcacgctacgaccaataggagcagagttccaGTGAATCACAAAATCGGgtaaattatgacctattctctcttatgtgacgcaagcgacgttgcgcgggtcaggtagtatgaaataaatatttagttatacatACAAAAGACTATAAAAACGTACCATCATATCCATAAGACATATCCATATCGACATTCCTCGCAAAATCCGGTAGAATCGGCTTAAACTTCGGTATATTGTCCAACACATTCTTATGAACATTATCTTCAACAACATCATGCTTCATTTCCTTCACAATTTCTATTCTATCCTTCGCCATCTTCTCTTCTGCCAAAACAGCCTTGTCTTTCTtctttatatttctttcttGGTGTAAAATATCGTCGTGTAGTGGATGTATCTGAGCTTTAGAGATTAAATTCTTATGGTCCCTATTGGCGactatgtttttgaaaatggaTAGTTTTTCCAAAATGGGCAAGTCTTCTATTTCTTCGTCGCTGTCGTCGAATTCTATTGGCTGGGGGACCGTGTTTAGGTGTATGTGTTCCTGGAATTTAAAAATAGCACTAGTGATAACGAAAATAAGTAATCtctcacaaatattttcataaaattttactaagACGTGGCCGAAAcgaaaacgaatattcgttgaaatttcATCTGTTTCTTAGCACAATTCTAAGAATATATAGCATACTTATTCAATACTGTCATGAAATAGATAAATGCATTTTCACGAACTGTAGTAGACCCTCTGATCTCATGTAGAGCCAAGTTTCTATCCCTGCATGCCCAGCCCTAAATATACTAGCCCAGGCCTTACTTGACACTCAAGTCGCGGCGAAAAGGTAGATATAATACGCACGTAAAGAGTTTACAAATTGAACACCATATATCAATCATTTCGTCGTGACTTAATTGTTAAATTAGAGCTTATAGATTAGGATGCAGGGTAAAAGAGTTATTTCCTGGTCGTTATAAGACGTTACTTACAGGACTAACAGGAGTCTCAATCAGTTCTCTAGTAGTGTACGTGTCTCCGGTCCCCCATTTAGTGATCAGTACCGTCGCAAGCACCAGCGCGGCGCAGACGGCGAAACATGACGCGCTTGCTATTATCCACACCTTTAGAGGTACctgtaaaaaaatagttttacgtATTAATAGTCCAACATTCTTAGTGGAGAGCCGCGGCACTCACAAAATACGCGATTATAATGAAGAATTTAAACGCTTGCTAGCGGTTTTAAgtagtaagttatttttttaactttcctGGGGATATTATGTTTCAAATGTAAATTTGCAGCCTATAGAAATTTTAAAGTTGTGATTATTTTCAGTCAGAGTAGCTTTAAATAAGATTAGAAACATCGTACAAGGGACCATGCATGCTTGAAATTTCTCTtacagtttttaaccgacttaaaaaaaaggaggaggttctcaattcgtcgcgttttttttatgtatgttaagcGATCATTTATAAACGGCTGGACtaatttgcaaaattctttttaaagaGTAAGCTCTTTCATCCTTTTTAGGGCTAGAGAGATTTTGAAGGcggttttcttttttgtttaaaataattttattgaatcaaTACGATCGGCAACTAAGTAGCGTAGTAAATCTATCTCTTACATTAGGAAACTTATGAGTACGTACCATAAGAGATTACTCGTTTATTTTGTGACGAGGCGCTATGTCATAAGACCCTAATGGGACCTAGGGTAGGGTGACAACTGGGACCGAATATAAgcaggaagaaaattcccagttgtcacctcGGGGGTcagtgttagaggggacaactgggaatatgcCGTGTAGGTAGCcataccacagaataataagtactaaagtatgTATGGCCATACTTACAGAGTTTTTCTCGGGAATGCGATGACAAACAACGCTCGGCCGCGGTGGCAGCGGTCGGCGCGCGTTCGGCATGCGATCAGGCACATTCGGACAACTTCGGCTCCAGTCGGTCGTCATCGTCGCTCGGCTGTCACACGAAGTTGATGAAGGGGGCCGCTTCTCGTATTcatattgaaacatttttctgaAATTAAGGAATTGAATGCATTTTGTTTAATAGTGTCTTTTCGATATTCAGCATCAACagccagtagcgcgattctctacactatggactattgacaaccggctagctaatAAGaagttatgtatgaaaatcttttcagcgcctctagcaggccTGCGTCGCAGGAATTATTTTGGTAGTGCATTTTAGATGCCAAATTCTCGATGCTGGTTTAAAAGTGAAGCCAAAATCAAGCAGCTTCTTAAAATTTCTTCATAGAAATATTCCAGGGAATGATTTTCCCATTTGCCTCTCATACAGTTCTGTAGTGAGACTGTAATAAATTGACGAGAATAAGCTACTGGCCGCCCCGAATGCCTTAAGTTGCGTAGCACACTTCCACAGCATTGTATAGGAGAGCCCTctacaatatttattcttttGTCCCCTACTTAATAGCTTCTAACTATTATGTGACTACGAAAACCAGAGCATGCCCTACATTCCACCCTGAATCATGGGAGGTTATACAGACCACTGGTTATCCCATTATCTTGTCTCAGTGTTGCCATaactaacaatttaaatttcCCATGGTTTGAAGGAAAATCTGTCACAcgacaattttcttttttcccTCTAATACTATTATTACTTAGAGCATCGCTCCGTGAAATCTAAACTAACCGTAGGGCAATTGAATATAACGGTAGGCAAATTTCAACCTTATTGCGTGAACAAAAGGGACATAATGAGGACGACAATTTGAAACTGTTGTTaagcttttatttgttttgtttgtatacaGCGACAAGTTTTTCCCGCGTcttcgttcgcgtggtttgtgacttaagacagatttttcatagaaactttcgtctcatattttattttcttgggggtagaattgatcaaaatccttttttagcggatgcttacgtcataacatctacctgcatgccaaatttcaggcccattcgtccagtggtttgggctgtgtgttgatagatcactatgtcagtcagtcacctttcttctccttatcgtatggttagtggtcaacctggtgtcaaagttgttcaagccgcccgaaggcctttgacgtggcttttcAACTGCTATTaccaacaaccgggactgacgtgccctccgaaacacggagacgcctagttcaaataccaccacgcggttacccatctatggaatgaccgtgccgaggtttgtccaatgatattcaCAAATCTCAATGCCCATTCACCGCAAAAGTCAATGTCCTCTCCGGGACATCTTATACGCAGTAACTAGAGCACAGCAAAGATCACTGATATGTTGTGTTATCTGCGATGTGCGTGCGAACGTTATACGTGGCCAGTCTCTGTGACAATTGCGTGGATAGTTCCTGTTTACGGGACCTGTGTGTACTGGTTTTGGGCCCTAGAGTACTCTTGTAACGAGAGAAGTAAAGCTTTAAGACCACACTATCTGAGACactgcatgtttggcgcagtggttgagcggtcacctcgccgcaataaccgtagcgccgcgtgtggtcccgaatcccacccgggacaaatctttgtgtgatgagcacgagtatttgttctagcCAGGAagttaatgtatctatacaagtatgtatttagaagtatataagtattatcagttactagctgacccgcgcaacttcgcttgcgtcacataagagagaatgggttaaaattttccccgtttttgtaacatttttcactggtactctgctcctattggttgtagcgtaataatatatagcctatagccttcctcgataaatgggctatctaacagtgaaagaatttttcaaatcggaccagtagttcctgagattagcgcgttcaaacaaacaaacaaacaaacaaactcttcagctttataatattagtatagattataatattagtatagatttgattgCAGTACAAGctatgcttagtttggaatcaaatgaccgtgtttGAGTTgtgcaataatatttatttatctaggaGCGGGAATAGAATCGCTTTTAGACTGATGGACATGCCTTCTGCGTGTGACATGTCATTGTCTTCTACTATACTGAAAACATGACTAAGGCTAATGAGTCCACGGTAGAAAAATGCGGGTTGGGTCTTTCTGGGTCCAAGAGTAGCTACGTCTTGAGAGTATAGCGGGTCTGCTACGAAATATAGATAGGGGTAAGGCTTTGAGAGGGAATAAGGAGTTAGATCTTGATTCTACCATTTTGATAGCGGGGGTGGGTTTGGTAAGGTTTTAAGTCCATTCTTGTTTTGATCTTAAGGAATAAGAAAGGATCTTAAGGAATATTAGACTTGACCAGTCTAATATCTGTCAGAGACTTATCATTCCTTCAACATCTATTTATATTCAAGTTTTGCTCATGATAATTTTCTTTCTCCGATAAAGCAAGCAATCATAGCGAGATTTCAAGCCTTCCACGAGTGGTAGTCGAACCCACAAACGTTAAAATTGCTCTCCCCTTTGAAAAGTAGACGTTTATTTCAACTGATATTTTAAAGAATCGGAAACAAAACACGAATAGAGGAAGTTACAAAACCTTGGCGGGaagggtcgtgggttcgatctcCGAAATACaataagataattaattatatccgTGTGTTGTGTATTAATTAGCTGTCATATTTTCTATTGTGAGACACGGTGGGAATTGAACCGCCAGTGCAAAGGAGACTATCTATtcatgaatgcgaaagtttgtctgtttgtctgtctgcctgtccgTCGCGCTGTCATGGTAAATAACTAAATCGACTTTGATAAATTAACGATTTTTAACTcttgcgacttgtacacataatattataatggcaGCATTTGACTCCGAAGCTAAAAAAGTCTTTTTAACCCCCGatgcaaaaagaggggtgttataagtttgacgtgtctgtctgtggcatcataactcccgaacggatgcagtgatatcaatttagtttttttgtattaaaggtgacttatgtgcgagtgtttttaaccatttttatgaaaatcgatTGAGCCGCTTAAAAGTTGTAGGTGTAAAAGTGGGAAGATAACCGAATGTCTGAAAATTTACTCGGATAGGGTCATAAATAGCTacgtatgatgagaaagttggtggtgggaaatTAGAATGGCTAAACCTAACTTAACCAACctattcttctttttcttatcatatggttagtggtcaacctagtgtcaaagttgttcaagccgcccgagggcctttgacatggcttaacgaacTTAACCAACCTATAAAAggtatgaaataaagaaaaaaacagtaCAAAGTCGGGATCTAGACGACAGTTTAGTTTCtaagtaatgaaataaaacgtaAGGTTAAGAGAAGCCAATGCATGCAAACACGTGATGTGTTA
Above is a window of Anticarsia gemmatalis isolate Benzon Research Colony breed Stoneville strain chromosome 30, ilAntGemm2 primary, whole genome shotgun sequence DNA encoding:
- the LOC142985513 gene encoding uncharacterized protein LOC142985513, whose protein sequence is MFQYEYEKRPPSSTSCDSRATMTTDWSRSCPNVPDRMPNARRPLPPRPSVVCHRIPEKNSVPLKVWIIASASCFAVCAALVLATVLITKWGTGDTYTTRELIETPVSPEHIHLNTVPQPIEFDDSDEEIEDLPILEKLSIFKNIVANRDHKNLISKAQIHPLHDDILHQERNIKKKDKAVLAEEKMAKDRIEIVKEMKHDVVEDNVHKNVLDNIPKFKPILPDFARNVDMDMSYGYDAKEDYFYNDENFYDDYMQSNTMTSYLLEKVQELHDWVSSDQDLNSNHTRSGSDFGSLLKALNESMIDGNLTIVMCKLRDMYLGDNYTSDNTSRRVIVSNSSDLVTFGVLTLDVMLLHNIQLMAWQNQESARIKMLKDPDVFAFNALFLDPSKVEVKQNDIHDGSLFLKRLNPRQDPVEDLDIGKNLLENILEMGMSTARAAIHLGRAYKNTKNILSQLQSKDVPSPISRNIDGNTHALNHLQTSFDSTNVASKQNNSEFYTELDCVWLLYCRNLVATTKLNAPYSTMARINGVALRMLTGELEANRALDTMIYEVLSGWTELKCNDMFPRCSKVNAASVVMDSIIQSRRKPVSTNRGR